Proteins co-encoded in one Malus sylvestris chromosome 7, drMalSylv7.2, whole genome shotgun sequence genomic window:
- the LOC126629178 gene encoding VQ motif-containing protein 4-like, protein MYVGISISSKPLKRRPSRPKWQPPSPIRGQVQCLLRLQLQIKTAPPKKQGFKLYERRNTNLKNTLIPNFQSASGFSPRHQEILSPSLLEFPSLTLSPVTPLNDQFDKSASSPSLGNSSSEKDRAIAEKGFYLHPSPRATTTPRDPEPRLLPLFPVTSSRVSGSSS, encoded by the coding sequence atgtatgtaggTATATCCATCAGCAGCAAGCCTCTCAAAAGGAGGCCATCCAGGCCCAAGTGGCAGCCTCCAAGCCCAATCCGCGGTCAAGTCCAATGCCTGCTCAGACTTCAATTACAAATCAAAACCGCCCCACCGAAAAAGCAGGGCTTCAAGCTTTACGAGCGGCGGAACACCAATCTCAAAAACACCCTCATCCCCAACTTCCAATCGGCTTCTGGGTTTTCCCCACGTCATCAGGAGATTCTCTCACCGAGCCTACTCGAATTCCCGTCACTCACCCTCAGCCCGGTGACGCCGTTGAACGACCAGTTCGACAAGTCGGCGTCGTCGCCGTCACTGGGAAATTCTTCGTCGGAGAAGGACAGGGCGATTGCGGAGAAAGGATTTTACTTGCACCCGTCGCCGAGGGCTACGACGACTCCGAGAGACCCAGAGCCGCGGCTTCTGCCTCTGTTTCCGGTCACTTCGTCGAGAGTTTCTGGGTCGTCTTCTTGA